ATTCTCTGCTCATCACAGTTCCTATCACTGATGTGGCTACAACTTATCTCTAAGAGGATATCAAGTCAGATTAGGGTCTCAGGGCTGGAGAATTCCTAGAGGCTACCAGGGCTAGTCTTTTCCTTTGTAGGAAACTCAACTCCAGCATTACTGAAGGCTTGATGTGCACAGGTGTGCTGCAAGTGTGCTGGAGAGCTCGCCACCTTTCGGCATACCTGTTCCCTCATAGGCTGCCCTGATTGGGAGAAAGTATCTGTAAACTATGCAAGATCTGCCTCCTGGTCCTGCATTATGGACCTGATGCCCAGAGGCTGCCAAACCCCATAATCCAGCAGCacgcagggcagggcagggactgGGAGTGCACATAGAGGGGAGCTTGGTGGCAGAAGGGAGGCTATAAGTCCtgaaggggagagaggggcaTCCATCCCAGCTGACCCCCACATTCTCTCCCATTTCTGGGTTCCAGGACAAATGGGAGAAAAAGGCTCTTGGGGATAAGAGCTTTGACATCTTCTGTGATGTGGGCCACATGGCACTGGATACACTCATGAAATGCACCtttggaaaaggagagaaaggccTGTGCCAAAGGTCAGCAGACACTTTGAGGATAGGTCTAATTCCTATCCCAGGCCAGCTCAGAGGGGAGATTTGGCAGGGCTCCTGGGCCCAGACTGAAGAACAGATTGTGTCCTGTCCTATTGCCCTGTTGGGATGAGCCAGGCCTTGCTGGTGCTTGCTTTAGAGAGGAGGGTTAAGGGTAATGGAGGGCAAGAGTAGGAGGTGCTGTGCTTGGGCCAGATGCTTGGAAGGGAGCTGCTCAGGCTCTGCCCTCCGTGCACCCTCTGCTGTGCAGGGACAACAACTACTACTTGGCAGTTAGTGACCTCACACTACTGGTACAGCAGCGCATCGAGTCCTTCCAGTACCACAACGACTTCATTTACTGGTTCACCCCACATGGCCGCCGCTTCCTGCAGGCCTGCAAGATTGCCCATGATCATACAGGTGGGTCTTCCCTGCAGGGCCCACTCCTAGGAAACCTGGGTTCTtcctcccagcccctctgcaTGCTTCCTATTATAGGATCTCAGTTCCCTTTTGGGCAGAGGATGGGTTCCCAGGCACAGCACAACCTGTGCTCCTCGCCCAGACCAGGTCATCAGGAAGCGGAAGGAAGCCCTGAAGGATgagaaggagcaggagaagaTTCATAAAAGGAAGCACCTGGACTTCCTGGATATTCTCTTGGAAGCACAAGTGAGTATGTAGTTGTCCCCACTGAGAGCTGGTCACAGAGGGATCTTCTGCCTAGGGCCAGCTATCCAGCAGAAGAGGCTGTTAAGTACTCCTTACCTTTTTACCTGGAAAATATAACTTGCTCCTTGTCCCATGACACATATCAACAAAGCTGCAGATATTCAGGGTGTGTCTGGCTGGGCTGTGGCATCAGAGATCTGAGAGCTTGGGTTACATGGTAGAAACCTGAAGATATTTCTAGACTTCTAAAAGCCCCAAGAATTTTGGCATTGTAGAATCTTAGAATTTAGGCTTTATTCTTTTGGTCCTTTATTTCTCTGATCTATAAACTCACTGAGCACCTGCATTGAATCTGTTTTTGCACTAGGGTATAGAGATGGGAAAGACCTGGCCCTGCCCTCCAGGTTCTTCCAGTCTAGTAGAGTTGGTGGATGTTGACAAAGATATCTTCCCCTGCCAGGTGGCATTCCATGTGTCAAGTGAGCAGAGTTGAcagttggggttagggtaaggtcACAGGTCATTTGGTCAGAGGGATCGGAGATTGCTTCATGGAGTAGGAGGCATCCAGGCTGGGCTTGGAAGATAAGATGGGAAGTTCATAGTTCCCAGTCTGCAAAGTAGCTTTCACTTTCTCCTCCATATCTGCATTTGATAACTCCTGTTTCAATTTCTGCTTAATATCTACTTCAAGTGCTTTGAGCTGTCTCATTACCTCTTAACCCAGGATGAAAATGGGCTCAGGCTGTCAGAAGCAGACATCCGGGCTGAAGTGAACACATTCATGTTTGAAGGCCACGACACCACCACCAGTGGCATCTCCTGGTTCCTCTACTGCATGGCCCTATACCCTGAGCATCAGCAGCGCTGTAGAGAGGAGGTCCGTGAGATCCTAGGGGACAAGGACTCCTTCCAGTGGTGAGTAAGGTTGAGAGTGAGCCCAGTCTATTGTGCTCAACCCAGGGAGAGGCTGTGCCCATCCTGTCCTGTGCCATCCTGTCCTGTGCCTGGAGATGAGGTGAGGTGACTGACCTGTTTCTTCTGGTGCTATAGCTTTTGTGGGTGGCTGAGCGTGTATGTACCCTGCAGCCCACTTCTCCAAAATGGAGCCTTTTCAGTGTCACACAGAGAAAGTTATCGATAAGAGGCTGATATTTATGAATTGAATTTCTCTGCTGGTAGAATATGAATACCCTTCTGGGTTCCTGGACAGAGCAGGGAGGgctgggagagaaagaggaggaagtggCTAGAGCGGTAGGGAGAGTCAGCCTTTGTCACCTGCCTTTGGGTGGTAGTATACAGTCTCCGGACTCCTACATCTTTTCCCTCTGGTGAAGGACAAAGAACTGTTTCCCAAACTCCATCTCTTAAAAACTTCCAAATGTACCGCCTTGTTTCTTGGCTCAAGACTGAAGTCCTGAACACGACACCTGATTGGCCCCACACTCTTTTTGCAGTGTGATCTCTAGGAATCTCTCACAGTCTCCTCTCCCCCAACTGCCTCCTCCCCTCAGGCCTTTGTGTCCTGCCAGGCACCTCAACTTTATGGGCTCCTGAACTGCCTCTTGAACAGACAAAGGCACATAGCAGAGGTACATAAAGTGCCCAGtcaatggaggaactttgggttcACTAGAAGGGTCTGACCTATATATAAGTCTAGGATCCGAGACCTGGAAGAaactctattatttatttttattggttggaTATTGGAACTTTCCAGGGTATCCAGCCAGGTACCAGGTAGTATATGTGGGGCaaatgggaagaggaggagaagccaAGTTGCTATTCTTGGGAAGTTTTTAGAGACAAATTCACATAACTGAAAAGCTAGAGAAAAACAGAGGGAGGAATAAGGTTGAGAGGCTTGGATATTGAGGACAGAGGCATCAGAATGTGTGGGGCTCACCTTGACTTTAGAAGGAGGATTTCAGCTGGGCAACCACGTGAACATACCCTGAGGCAGGTCGTTCAAACATTCTGCTTTCCCTTCATCCTGTTTAGAACTTGAAGCAACTTAGAGGACACGGATTCAATAAGACAATACAACAAATGAAAAATCGGGATAAGAGGGAAAATAACTTGGGAGTTTGGGGCTCTCTGAAATAAGATATTTCACAGTAGTTATAGTTAGACCTCACATCTGAGTCTGGGCTTCCTGGTGACCAAGTGTGcatgtgtagtgtgtgtgtgtgtgtgtgtgtgggtgtgtgtatcaTTTGTCAGTTTGTCATTCTGTACCCATTGAACAATTCATGAATGTCGGTTGGTTAATTCAATCAAAATACACTCCTGTCCTTTCTGTTCCAAGTCTGCAGAGGAAACTAGCAGAACCTACAGAATTGCCCCTTGTGGGGCTTTGATGGGGTCCTGAGATACGTACATAGATCTGTCCTTGTCTTTGATGGCTGGATGCATACATTTCTAGGGTATTGTGCCTTCCTCTTCTAGCAGCAAAGATGAGGAGGGGATGGGAGCTAGTGGGGCCAGATTGCTGGGGCTGAGTGGCCACACTGTGTCTGATCTGGCTGGGCACTTGGAGCTTTTGTGCCCCCTCTGACTcttggatggatggtggtggtgaggtgggaagctggggctggggtctaTCTTCTTCCAGGATTCTACTACCCCCCATTACCCAGTGTCCTCTGTTACTGGCAGGGATGATCTGGGCAAGATGACCTACCTGACTATGTGCATCAAGGAGAGCTTCCGTCTCTACCCACCTGTGCCCCAGGTGTACCGCCAGCTTAGCAAGCCTGTCAACTTTGTGGATGGTCGCTCGCTGCCTGCAGGTGGGATGGGGTGGGTTTGTGGGAGTAGAATCAGAGTCCTCTGGATCCTCTTCTGAAACCTCCTAGACTATTGGTCAAATTTTTGCACCAAAGGGAAAGAGCTCAGGCTTTGCATTCAGAGCCCTGGGTCAAACCAGCTTCATAACATATGAATAAGTTCCTCTACCTCTAAGCCTCCATTTCCTCTTATGTAAAATAGGGGTGAGGAGAATAGCTACTTTTCAAGGTTGTTGTCAGGATTTAAGAGACAATGTTCATCAGGACTCTCCAGCACCACTGTGCAGACCCAGGTTGAGTTCTAGACAACTTCAGGGGACAAGATTCACATAGACTATGATGTTGTGCAGTGTACAACATACACAGCAATACATGATGGCGCTGTAAAGAGTGTGCAGACCTCCACCCAACCAAACACGTAGGACATACCAGTGATTGGTAGCTGTTACTATTGATAACATAATCTTATGAATAATAAACTTTCTGAGAGTTCATTGAAAGCAGCAAGGATATGAAGACCCTGTCTGTCCTACTTTATGGTAGGGTGGGttcatttctcctttctttctttccacaatGTCTGTGTCAGGACCATGCCCAGTGCTGGGTCTATAGGAACCAGTCATGATGATGATCAAGGTACTTTGATGAGTGAGTGTGAACATAAGCTGTCCGTCACTGGCAGTGGATAGTAGAGGATTTAGCCTTTATGTGGAGGGGACCTAGCTGCTCCAGGAACACCTTGTCACCAGGCCTCTGTTCCACCTACAGGCAGCCTGATCTCTCTGCACATCTATGCCCTCCATAGGAACAGCACAGTGTGGCCTGACCCTGAGGTACTCCATCTCTGGGCCTGAAGTCAGACTGGGTGGGGGAGGGTATGGGGCTTATACTATGCCAGGACCTGGTGGATATTTAAACAAAGCTTGATCCCTTAGGTTTTTGATCCCCTGCGCTTTTCCCCTGAAAATATGACTGGACGCCACCCCTTCGCCTACATTCCCTTCTCAGCTGGGCCCAGGTAGGAAGAGACCCAGCATCTTCAGGCTCTCAAGGCTGTGGAGGGGGGTGGAGGACATCATGGGGGAGGCATCATTATGGAGTGCTTCATGATGAGGGGGGACCATGCTGGGTTTGTGGGTACCATCATGCAGGGTAAACTCCAGGGAACTTTCTTACTATTGTATTCCTGTCCTAGGGAAGCGGGTGGGATGGGTGAGTCATCCAGGAGAGACCTCAAACCAGAATCCCCAGTGTAAAGCTACTCAGCCTGGGCTCCTCATCATTCTCCCAAGATCTGTTTCTTAAGTCCAAATCAATCAATCCACCAGCCAGTTACACAACCAAAAATAGTTATTGATTTCTGTTGGCTACTAAGAGTCCTGAATTTCACCAATCTGAACACTCCAGGGAGCAAATCTCTTTGTGCTGTTCACTGTAGGAACTGCATCGGACAGCAGTTTGCCATGAATGAGATAAAGGTGGTCACAGCCCTCTGTCTGCACCGCTTTGAGTTCTCTCTGGATCCCTCGCGGTTGCCCATCAAGTTGCCCCAGCTGGTCTTGCGCTCCAAGAATGGTATCCATCTCTACCTGAAGTCTCTGGGCCATGGGCCTGGGAAGTAGCTCTACAGAGAACCAGGAACCAGATAACCCTGGCAGTGGGCTCTCCCCGGACACtgccttctgggttggatgtggagtgGTTGAGGCTCTCTGGCTTCTGGAGGCTTTTAATTTGGAAGGGGAAGAGGCACTATCATAGACAGCTTCCTAGAGGAGAGTGCCACATCAACATGAATGTATAAATGCTTGTTATGCATGTATTCTAGAGCTGattcagtcattcaacaaacacttggTGAGCACCTACTTGCTTAGAGAAAATTTATGTCCCATAATTGACAATTGTTCTAAAATGTAACAAAACATACATTCCAGCCTCAGTGACTGCATTGGAAGCTCTGCCTCTGGATTCATGATGGAGGGACGGCTCAGGGCATTGTCCCTTCATTGAGATGTGTTTCTTTgtttaactgtgtgtgtgtgtgtgtgtgtgtgtgtgtgttggaataTAACAGACATAACAGAAATTCacataaacaaaaactgaaaaaaattatggatAATTCTAAAGCACACCCCCTCCCCCGCACCCCATGAACACTGAGGAATTGGAAGATGGTTTCTCCAGGGTGTCTCTGTCCTTCCTGAGATGGATCCCTGTGGCATCCCTGCCATTCTCAGCAGTGGTATCTCACAGTGCTCTAAGCATTCAGGGTTAGGCTGGGGAAGGTGGCAAAGTGGCATTAGAGGGGGACTTGCTGGGAGAAAGAAAGTCCTTGTTGAATCAGGTGTTGAGTTATGGGTGAGGTATGAAGCTGCAAAAGACTTTTGGGGAGGGCCTCAAACTGGGAACCACATGATGACCCCTGGGTGGCACCCAAGCTTAACACAATTTGCTTCCCTTATCTCTGGATCTTTAGCCCTCAGACAGTTACCTGGTGTCAGCAGGGTCGGATGACCCTCCTGATGGGAGGAGACTGTGATCCCATTTCAATATTAAGGGAAGGAACCTGTGATGCTTATCTAGAAGGAATGAGCTGGGGCCTCCTGACTCAGGCATACGTTGATCAAGACTCCATTACTAGTACTGCCAATCTCCCTGACAGTATGTGTCTGTGAAAGACTGACCTGAGAGCTCTGGcgccagaggggaggggaggctaccccggggagggcagagggaggctggGACTGTTGGGCAGCACAGTTAAGTTCTTGTTAATCCATCTAGTTCTCTAAACATAACCCTCTGTCTCCTGTAATCCTGGGCATCTatgcgcacgtgtgtgtgtgtgtgtgtgggggtagaGTGTGGAGTGGGCAATGGGTGTGTAGGAGTGGTTTACACAAGTATCTCTGTGCTTGTGTCATGGGAGGCGGGTATATGAATGTGAATCAGCCTGGCTCTTGCCTGTTACTTGCAGGCAACAGGGTCAAATTTTTGgcaacacactttttttttggaatcttgtGGTTAGAACACCTGCCCATGGTTGGCAACCCAGAATTTTGAGCTCCTATTTTCCTGTGCTCTATGAGTATGGCCAACATGAACCCTTATGTATCATCTGGTACCAGCGGACCTACTAAACCTCCTCCTGTAGCATTCCCTGCTCATTCTCCTGCCCCaactctctcctctccccttggTCAAGCACCAAATGTCCAGCCCTTTCCTGCCCCTCTTCAGACCAGGACTGAACAGCTTAGTGACCTAGGAGGTCAGGAAACAAGGAAGGAGGTCCTGGCTCAGGCAACTTGGGGAGAAACCCTTTCCGCGAAGCAGAGCACAGGATACTGGGGAAGGTGAAGGACTCCAGGGAAGTCTGTCTATGGCATCCTGAACTACAAATGATTCAAGGAAATAAGGGAACCTGTGCTCAGATCCAGCAAGAAAACCAGGGTGTGGTTTGAGAGAGGATGATTGAAGTCAGACACCAGCCCAGGGAGCCTGGTGGGAGTACTGAGGGATATGGATGCTGAAGACCCAGAGATAAGGGAAGCAGATGCAGTTGTGCTTGGATGCCACACAGGGGTCATCCCAGGGCAAGGAGCACTAGCATCCAGGCAGTTACCAGATGTGAGCAAGGTCAATGAAGCCCCTCCTCAGAGTGGCCAGCCATTTGCTCATCTGGGCTCCTCCTAGCCCTTGCTGGAAAACTATCCACTCCTGAACCTCCTGAGGAGCCTGGGACTCGTGGGTTATCAGGTGTCTGATGACATGGCCAGGCTGGGCTCTCTTCTTGCATCTCACTGGGTCGGTGACAAGCAGGGtcctcagccaggtgtggtggtgcatgcttataatcccagctactctggaggctgaggcaggaagattgcaagttcaaggccagtctcagcaacttagactcttgcaacataaaataaataaaaagaggtgggtatgtagcttagtggtaaagtgcttctgagttcaatccccagtacatcaaaaaggaaaaaagaaataaaaacgtCCCCCAGGTCTCATGCCAGACCAGGACTACAAGTCTTTCCTGCTCAGCTCAACTCAAGAAGGGCTCTAGCTGGGACCTATTCTGAAAAAATCTAGCATGAGAAACATCCCTTGAATAGAATGGAGGCctggtctttttttcccccaaaggtgTGAGCCTCTCCCTCTGAGCTCCCagacaagagattttttttctaaacacagCCACTACATGGGACCCTCATCAGCCATGGGGCATCAGGGTTCATATGGGTGAGATGTCTGGAGAGGTGGGCCAGGCAGGAGTCAGTCCTGGTACTACAGGGCAAATGtcatctcctgctccttcctcagaAAAGACTTGTCTCCCCGcctgtctccctttccctctatCTCCTCCCAAGGGAAGACAGGCACTACAGGTGACATTAGAAACTTTATTTcagggagggagatggagaggtTTATGTGAAAGACAATCAGGTAGACAGAAACCATCAGGAGAGGTTCAGATAGACAGATGAGGTGCCATTTGGGGAGGGATTCTGTGGGGTTCATTATTGGCTTCTAATGTTGCTCAAGTCCTAAACTTTAGAGCCCATGAATACGTTACCTCATATGTCAAAAGGAACTCAAGTTTTCATTAAGtaaaggatcttgagatggggaaaTTATCTTGGATCACCTGGATGGACTTGATGTAATGATAAGGTTCCTTACAAACAGGAAGGAAATGTGAAGACAGTAAGAGAAAGAAGTTTGAAAAGATGCTGGCTTCAAAGAAGTACAAGGGAGCCAGTATGGAGGAAAGCAAGGAATGCAGCTCGAGTCTGAGAAGTCAAGGGTCAAGATTCTCTCTAAACCCTGCAGAGGAAGGCTGGTTACATCCACAATTTGGTCTTCTCTCAGTGATACCAATGATACCCACTTTGGATTTCTGATTCCAGAActgtaaaagaataataattcccATTATTTAAAACCACTAAGGTTGTGGTTATTATAGCAGTGTTAGGAaactcagagagagagaaaaacatgtaggaggaaagggaaaagacagGCAGAGGGGCAGGCAGGCTGGGTTATGTGCATAGTCAGAGATGTAGGCAGGTGGGAGACAGGTAGAGAGACAAACAGGTAGGGAGCCTGGAGGCAGGTGAGAGGACAGACAGGAGGACAGGGAACAGGCAgatgggaagaaaggcaggtagGTAGACAGGAAAGCAGGATGTGGGCAGATAGGTGGGGACAGGAGCAGGTGACAACACAGCTAGGAGGCCTTCAGAGCCTGCTCTTGACCTACCAGTGTTAGTGGAGTTTTCTGAGACGCAGGTGGATCCCATTCTTGGACTTTAATACAAGTCGCGGTATGGGAAGGGGGATCCTGGTGGGATCTGGCAGCAGCTCAAAGCGGAGCAGGGTCAGGGCCACAGCCACCTTCAGCTCATTCATGGCAAACTGTTTCCCAATGCAGTTCCTGGGCCAGGCAGGGACAGTGAAGTAAGCATAGGTCTTAGGCCTGTTCTAGGCTGGGCAGGCAGCGGTCCCTGAGCACCAGCCCAGAGCTGGGCATTCAGGCTCCATGGGGCCTGCCTGACACCTTTACTTACAGATCACACATTCCTCTACCTCCAAGCCATGGTTCATACTCTCCTGATCTTTGACAAGGTCTATGACTGTTTGAAGACTGGCCCTGATGCTACTTTTGCTTTCAGAAGCAGGAAATTTCTATTAGGACAGCACCAGTACTCTAAGGGACAGAGTCCAATCACTTAAATAATTAGTTTTTGATTGTACATTCCATCTAAGAGGATCTAGGGACTGAATTCCTCATAGGGAAGCCAGATATCAATGAAGAAACTCCTAGAGTAGGAGATGGGTTGGGGAACCTTGAGCTGCAGCCCCATCTGCCACCCACAGGGTGATTAGGCTCCTGCCACTCTCCAACCCCCTCATTCCACTAGTATCTGCATCCTTCTACTTATACTCCAGAACTTTCCCTGTTTGCCATCTTTAGCTGAAGATTGAATCCTCTCCTGGACTCTTCTGCGGTTCCTGCATCCCTCTCCTACACACCAAGCCACAGCCCAACTCAGACCTTCCCATGCCTTCCATCATGCTCTCCATGTCCAAATACCCAAGCTCCCTCCACATCTCTCTGGATTGCTGCTTTACCCACCTCCTGCCTGTCCAGCCTCACTTCCTAGCTCAGCTCAGGCTGTGGGGATCATAGAGAATGTTCGCTTCCATCTCTGCCTACATATTCTAAAATCTCAGATCAGCGATCAGTTGGTCCTCACCCCATGCCAGctgcctctccttccccctcccaggCCTTAAAGGTGCCGTCCAAGCTTTATTTAAGGACACACCATAGTCCAGGGCCAGTCTGCACAGTGCCAGGGATGTGGAATACTTTACAAACTGCTCAGATGAGTGAGTGAAAGAATGAAGAAGGGAACAATGTGTCTTAAGCTTAGGTATTTGTCTCTAGAGAATGCACTTTTTTCCTTGACTTAAAATTCTTGGAGTCAGTGACAATATCTTTCATCTCGATGTTCCTGTCACCTAGCCTATATAGGGCCTGGCACAGAGAGGCTGGCTTAATAATTTATCTTACACTGAATTAAGTTCATTAATGtcacttgattttaaaaattcggTTCACTTAAATTTAGTAATGGAATGTAAAGCAGAATGTAAAACAGAATGGAATAAGACAAAAGGCAATATTGGTTTTGACCTAACCTATCTAATACTTTCCTGCCCCCTAGTGGCAGCAACATGATTTGCAGCCATCGTAGGGAGAAGTACTCCAGGAATTTAACAAATCCTAGAAAACCAATTTCTGGAAAAACAATTTGCTTAAAGCCTCTTCTATGAAAGCTAACTTACCATTTGAAGGATTCATAGGCATATGGGCTGAGGAAAAAGCCTACTTCTATTAGCTTTTAGTAAAATTTATATGATGTTTTGTCTCACTGGATGATTTCAGCAGCTTTTGTGGATGAAGGCAGCAGCCCTTTTGGAGTGAACCCTTTTGGAGGAAGCTTTCAAATGTTATGTGCCACATATCAAATAGAGTGGCTTTCTCTCAAAGGCAGTTTACTTTCCtcattttaatgctttttgtCTGAAGCTGGACTGTAAGTGTAATTTCAAGGTATGTAGACCTTACTTCACCTGTCAAATTTTGACAACTAGGAATGTTGTACGGGGAGTGTGAACATTAACATGTAGTCAAACATCATGTTGGGAGAGACTGCAAACGTGGAGGCTAAGGGGCCATATACACTGGTGG
This genomic interval from Urocitellus parryii isolate mUroPar1 chromosome 11, mUroPar1.hap1, whole genome shotgun sequence contains the following:
- the Cyp4b1 gene encoding cytochrome P450 4B1, which encodes MVPSFLSLSFSRLSLWVSGGILVIVFLKLLRLLLRRQKLARAMESFSVPPTHWLFGHALQAKQTDFLETVVSWTHQFPYAHQLWFGQFVGFLNIYEPDYAKAVYSRGDPKAPDVYDFLLQWTGKGLLVLHGPKWFQHRKLLTPGFHYDVLKPYVAVFAESAHAMLDKWEKKALGDKSFDIFCDVGHMALDTLMKCTFGKGEKGLCQRDNNYYLAVSDLTLLVQQRIESFQYHNDFIYWFTPHGRRFLQACKIAHDHTDQVIRKRKEALKDEKEQEKIHKRKHLDFLDILLEAQDENGLRLSEADIRAEVNTFMFEGHDTTTSGISWFLYCMALYPEHQQRCREEVREILGDKDSFQWDDLGKMTYLTMCIKESFRLYPPVPQVYRQLSKPVNFVDGRSLPAGSLISLHIYALHRNSTVWPDPEVFDPLRFSPENMTGRHPFAYIPFSAGPRNCIGQQFAMNEIKVVTALCLHRFEFSLDPSRLPIKLPQLVLRSKNGIHLYLKSLGHGPGK